The Medicago truncatula cultivar Jemalong A17 chromosome 7, MtrunA17r5.0-ANR, whole genome shotgun sequence genome includes the window TGACAATAGATTATGTCATCAGAGACTAATTTATAAAAGACTTGACTTTACAAATTTAAAGTGACACATAAGTCTTTAATGATGATGTCAGATCCacttcaaatattattttgataaaatcttgaaattttGGATGACCAATGTAACTATTTACTCAATGATTGCCCAATCAGGATAGTGCACAGTACACACTACCAACACTAAACAACAAGTGTACAAACTAGACTTTTGACATTTAAAACTCTTATGCCAAACTTCTATCATAATCTTGCATAGGTAGGCGCTTACATCATATtcatatgaataaataaataattaatattgttctaAAGTAAATAAGTGCATTATAGAAATCTtcattcaatcattcattccaaaaaataaaatggagtctCAAGCACCTCAACTTCACTTTGTGTTATTTCCACTTATGTCCCCAGGACACATGCTTCCCATGATAGATCTTGCAACAACATTAGcacatcaaaaacaaaacatcatCGTTACCATTGTCACAACTCCACACAACGCTTCTCGTTTTTCACaaactttttctcaaaattcaCAAATCCAATTACTTCAACTTCAATTCCCTTCTAAAGATGCTGGATTTCCAGAAGGATGTGAGAATTTTGACATGCTTCCATCAATGTCTATGGCTCATACTTTCTTCAAAGTAGCAAATACCCTTCTACAAGATCAAGCAGAAGAAGCTTTTGAAAAGTTAACACCAAAACCAAGTTGCATAATCTCTGATGTTGGTTTTCCTTACACTTCTAAAATTGCAACAAAATTCAATATTCCAAGAATTTCTTTTTATGGTGTTAGTTGCTTTTGTCTTGTTTGGCAGCAAAAGTTGATAGTCTCTAATGTTATGGAGAAAATAGCAACAGATTCTGAGTATTTTCTTATAcctgaaattcctcacaaaatTATGATCACAAAAGCACAAACCCCATCATCAAATGATGAAGATTGGAAGGATTTTGTTGATCAAATGGCTGCAGCTGAAATGGTTTCTTATGGTGTTGTTGTAAATTCTTTTGAGGAATTGGAACCTGAATATGCAAGTGATTTGAAGAACACTAGGAATGGTAAAGTTTGGTGTGTTGGTCCTGTTTCACTAAGGAACAAGAATAACTTAGATATGGCTCAAAGAGGGAACAACAAGGTGGCTTCTTCAACTGATGTAGAAAATTGCTTAAAGTGGCTTGATTTGCAAAAGCAAAATTCTGTTATATATGTATGCTTAGGAAGTATATGTAATTTAACTTCTTTGCAGTTTATAGAACTTGGTATGGCATTAGAAGAATGTGAAAGACCATTCATTTGGGTAATTAGGGAAAGAAATCAAACAGAAGAGTTGAATAAATGGATCAAGGAATCAAGTTTTGAGGAAAGGACTAAAGGGAAAGGATTTTTGATAAAGGGTTGGGCTCCTCAAGTTTTGATACTATCACACTTTTCAGTTGGAGGATTCTTAACACACTGTGGCTGGAATTCGACGTTAGAAGCAATATGTGCTGGTGTGCCAATGATTACATGGCCGTTATTCGGAGATCAGTTTTTTAATGAGAGGTTTGTTGTGGAAATATTAAGGGTTGGCGTGATGGTTGGAGTGGAGAGTCCTGTAAATTGGGGAGACGAAGAGAATGTTGGCGTGTTGGTGAAGAAAGAAGATGTCGAGAGGGCTATAGAGAAGTTGATGAATGACACGAATTATGAAAgtgaagagagaagaaaaagagcTAAGGAGCTTGCAGATATGGCTAAGAAAGGTGTAGAAGAAGGAGGATCTTCTCACTTCAATGTCACACTATTGATTCAAGATATCCTTCAACACTCAACAGAGTAGATTGATGTTGTTTGcaacattaatttttcttgtTGATGTGGAAAATTGCTTAAAGTGACTTAATTTGCAAAATCCAAATGCTGTTATCATTGTATGTTCAGGAAGTATATGTAGTTTAACCTGTTCTGAGGAAATGgttttctttaaaaagaaaactttattaattaatattaaaccaAGAACATAGTGTACCATGATTAGAGTTTGGATTAGAAAATTACTAGCAAACTTCAAATGCACATGCATTGTAGAAAAACTACACAACTACATGAATCAAAGtgcctaaaaaataaaacaaggcAACTCCATAACCAATATCAAGCTATCCCTCAAGCACCTACCAGCACCCATCCACCACATTAAGCTAAACCAATCACTTCCATTAATGTATGCAATACTCATGTATGGAGCAGCTTCATAATATTTGAGTTGCTTTCCATAAGAGTATTTGTTTTTATTGCTCCAGGTCCCGAACAATTGTACTCTCCAAAGAAAAAAGTCCTGcgtaaacattaaaaaaaaaaaaaaaaaaaaaatgtgtcgaTCACCATCACgtcttaataaaaatttataggtGAAGAGATAAATAAGAGTGGATATATCAAGTAATTACGGACCGATTCATAGAGTTCATTTTATCAGTCCATCCTTGAGCAGCTACAACATTAGACATGTATGTTGTTGAAAAAATCACTGTGGCAAATGGTCTCCAAGGTCTTCCAAGCAACACTTTTCCAGTACCATCAATGCGACAATTCACAAAGGAAAGCCCTGTTTCATTCTTCAACGATTCACGTTGTTGAGCTGTGATATATCCACCATTTCCACCCCACTCTGGTTTTGCAATAGAATTTATGATGCATTTCTGGTGCATGTTACAATTTATAATAAGTCATGTgtctatatataaaaataatagaaattctagcataaacattataaaaaaaatataaaaaactaagGACCCGGTTGCTAGCCAAGATGAGATTAGGAGTTTAGTAATTAGTGTTAGTTAATTACCTCATAAAGTGATCAACCATTTCCAAATATGAAATCAATAGATCCTTGGATGAAACATTCTTTAAAATAATGTCTCCCTTGATCTTGTCCACTATAAAACCCACATCCATAGAATGCGGCTTGATCACCGTTAACTCTTAGCGCCACTGCctgtttcttcttctctctgGGGTTTGCTAGAGGAGCCGTGTTCTATTTTTTCCATACAAtcccaaatatatatatatatatatgttaattaACTAAGATCTTACTATATGTTATGTAAATTAATATGAATATCCATAAACAACAAGAGCAACACGTTAATATTGAACAAACGAAATTGCTCACCTTAAAGCTAACGTTGTAAGCAATGAACTCAGAGGCAAATACACCAAACGAGTAGCTATCGAATGTTCCTGTGGAATTTCCATTCTATGACTGTATTCAGATACCCTTGACGCAGTATcaagtttgtttttttggcGTTAACCATTACCTTCTCCCTAAGattcatctaatttttttttggtggccggggtttaatatttttgtttagtgaaatagcatataaatgtaTAAAgtttaatatcatttttgtataaagttcaatatttttgtataagttgtttataatattctaatcatatttcatcatcataatatttcttctTAAAGTTTATGCACATTATATATACATACGATTGAATTTGTCTAATTGTGTCATTTATGTATAGTtataaaattcatcattaaTCAAACACCAAGAAATATGTatcaataaaaacattaaagGAAGATAACCTGTATGTTCCAGAATTGAGTATGATAAGGGTGGCATGAGAACTTGATCAGTCCGGAACAGCATTAACAGCTTCTTGTACTTTAGTAAAGTTACCACACCCCTTTGAGTCAACGGTAAAAACAAGAGTTAcgttatattttgaaattagtCTAGAATCCCATTTGGTCTCATCACAGTTTCCCTTATGCATATGATTTATCCTACCCTTAATACTTGTCATTAGCAAGGACACATAGTCTTGAGGGCCAATGAGATTCATAATCTTGTTTAATAAGCCAACTTGTAAACTTATATTGAATAAGCTATCATGACTTATGGTATTGGTGGTGTTAGCAATGGGGAAAAACGGCGTGGGGTAATGGAGAATGAtaattgagaagaaaaagaaagaaaacaaaaataagattttgTTGAATCTCAAGTTTGCCAAGAGAGGTTTTTCAATTCTTCCCTAAAGCTTCTTACGGTAGACCAAGAAATAACCTCCTTTTTATAGAGATTCATGACTAACTAATAACCCTAATCTTAATACATTATTagtagaataaaaaataataaattgtaataataa containing:
- the LOC11430668 gene encoding UDP-glycosyltransferase 73C5, which codes for MESQAPQLHFVLFPLMSPGHMLPMIDLATTLAHQKQNIIVTIVTTPHNASRFSQTFSQNSQIQLLQLQFPSKDAGFPEGCENFDMLPSMSMAHTFFKVANTLLQDQAEEAFEKLTPKPSCIISDVGFPYTSKIATKFNIPRISFYGVSCFCLVWQQKLIVSNVMEKIATDSEYFLIPEIPHKIMITKAQTPSSNDEDWKDFVDQMAAAEMVSYGVVVNSFEELEPEYASDLKNTRNGKVWCVGPVSLRNKNNLDMAQRGNNKVASSTDVENCLKWLDLQKQNSVIYVCLGSICNLTSLQFIELGMALEECERPFIWVIRERNQTEELNKWIKESSFEERTKGKGFLIKGWAPQVLILSHFSVGGFLTHCGWNSTLEAICAGVPMITWPLFGDQFFNERFVVEILRVGVMVGVESPVNWGDEENVGVLVKKEDVERAIEKLMNDTNYESEERRKRAKELADMAKKGVEEGGSSHFNVTLLIQDILQHSTE